The sequence below is a genomic window from Curtobacterium sp. MCPF17_002.
GTGGAGCGCATCCAGGAGACGCCGGACACGACGCTCATCATGGTCGACGGCGCGAAGTACATCGTGCGCGAGTCCATGGCCGAGGTCATCGACCGGATCGCCGCGTACCGCGCCCGGATCGTCACCATGGCGTACGGCACGGAAGCGCGGAACGCCACCGGCCCGCAGCCGACGCTCGCGGCCGTGGCCCCGATCCACGGCGCCGGGACCGACCGCGCACCTCGCACGCAGGACGGGGGCCGCTGATGGACATCGCGACGATCGTCGGCATCCTCCTCGCCTTCGGTGCGCTCTTCGGCATGGTCGAGATGGAACACGTCGAGCTCGCCGGGCTGTTCCTCCCCGCCCCGATGCTCCTCGTGTTCGGCGCCACCATCGGCTGCGGCATCGCGAGCACCACGCTGAAGGACGCGATCGCCAGCTTCAAGTCGGTCCCGAAGGCGTTCACCGGCAAGGTCACCCCGCCGGCCTCGGTCATCGAGGACGTGGTCGGGCTCGCCGAGACGGCACGGTCGAACGGTCTGCTCGCGCTCGAGCAGGAGGCCGACAAGCACGACGACCCGTTCATGAAGAAGGCGCTGCAGAACATCGCGGACGGCACCGACGGCGACGAGCTGCGGATCCTGCTCGAGGACGAGATCGAGTCGAACGCCGCCCCGGTGCGGAGCGCGAGCGCGTTCTTCATGGGCCTCGGCGGGTTCGCCCCGACGGTCGGCATCATCGGCACCGTGGTCTCGCTGACGCACGTGCTGGCCAACCTCGGCAAGCCGGACGAGCTCGGCCCGCTCATCGCGAGCGCGTTCGTCGCGACGCTGTGGGGCCTCCTCACCGCGAACTTCCTCTGGCTGCCCATCGGCGGCAAGCTCCGGAAGCTCGCGCAGCTGGAGTCCGACCGGCAGACCCTGCTGATGGAGGGCCTCCTCGCCGTGCAGGCCGGCAGCCAGCCCCGGCTGCTCGGTGAGCGCCTCAAGGCCATGGTCCCGCCCGCCGCCCGCAACGACGCGGCCGGTGGCAAGGGCAAGGCGGGCAAGGGCAAGGGCGGCGACGCAGGCGCCGACGACCAGCAGCTGGCGGCCTGACGATGAGCGCGAACCCCCGTGGGCACGGGCGCGGTCGCGGCGGCCGGAAGAAGGGCGGCCACGACGACGCCGAGCACCCCGACGAGCGCTGGATGGCGTCCTACATGGACATGATCACGGTGCTGATGTGCATGTTCCTCGTGCTCTTCGCGATGTCGACGGTCGACCAGCAGAAGTACATCCAGCTGAAGAACTCGCTCGCGACGGGCTTCGGCGAGGTGAAGTCGCAGAAGATCGACACCGCCTCCGGCACCGTCGTCACGAAGGACCAGGTGAAGGACGGCTCCGGCTACTCCGAGGACAAGTCGCAGGCGGACCACTCCACCGCCTCGTCCGGCGCGAAGGACACGAACGTCGACCCCGCGTCCACCGTCGTGCCGACCACGGCGACGAAGGCCGACGTCGCCGCGGCCCAGAAGGAGCTCGACGACCTCAAGGCGATCGAGGCGGCCATCAAGGGCAACCTCGACAAGGCCGGTCAGACGTCGAACGTGCAGTTCACGGTGGACGCCCGCGGGTTGACCGTGCGGCTCGTCGGCAGCGAGACGTACTTCACGACGAACAGCGCCGACCTGTCCGACCAGGCACGGCGGATCATGGACGCGATCTCGCCGGTGCTGAAGACCGCGGATCACGACGTCAGCGTCGAGGGTCACGCCGACCAGCGGAACTCGACGGCGCCGTACGCGACGAACTGGGAGCTCAGCGCCTCGCGCGCGACCGGGGTGCTGCGGGACCTCGTGGAGCGGGGCGGCATGCCGGCGGAGCACATCCAGAGCGTCGGGTTCGGGTCGAGCCGGCCGCTCGCGAAGGGCGGCACCGATGCCGACCTCACCCTGAACCGGCGGGTCGACATCGTGGTGCTGTCGAACCAGGACCAGGACGTCAGCGCGCTCATGCCCGCCCTGGCGAAGGCACAGGACGGAGCGCACCAGGGCTGACCCAGCCGACCGGGGCCGACACCAGCCGGGGCCGACACCAGCCATGACGCCGACGCGACGGTCGCACGGCGCCCCGGCCCCAGAAGTGGGCACAGCCGGGGGACAGCACTGACGGGTGCCGCACGGCGGACCGATAGACGCACCCGTGACCAAGACCCTGCCAGCGCCCGAGGTGTACGACTTCGCGCGCCCGTCGACGCTCGCCCGTGAGCACGCACGGGTCCTCGAGCTCGCCTTCGAGACCTTCGCGCGCCAGTGGGGCACCCAGCTGACCGCGAAGGTCCGCGCGGTGAGCCAGGTCACCTGCGAGCAGGTGGAGATGACGACGTACGACGAGTACGCCGCCTCGCTGCCCGCGCTCACCGGGATGGTCCTGCTGCCGATCGCGGACGTCGTCCCGAAGGGCGTGCTGCAGGTCCCGCTCGACGCCGCGCTGACGTGGGTCTCGCACGCGCTCGGCGCCTCGAAGCCGCTGCCGACCCCGGACCGCACCTTCACGCCGATCGAGCAGGCCCTGGTCCGCCGGATCGTCGAGGACGCCCTCGACGACCTCCGCTACTCGTTCGGCGGACTCCTCGCGCACGACGTCACGGCCGGCGGGTTCCAGTTCAACTCGCAGTTCGCCCAGGCCGCCCAGAAGGGCGACCTCATGATCGTCGCCTCGTTCACGATCCGCGTCGGCGACCGTGTCGCCCCGGGGACGCTCGCGCTCCCGGCGGACGCCGTCCTGCCGCAGCTCGGCGAGGCCGCCGCGCACGTGTCGCCGGCCGACGCCCGCGCCCTGCTCGACGCGCAACTCGCGGGCGTGCCGGTCGGCGTCAGCCTGCGCTTCGCCCCGGCGACGGTCCTGCCCTCCCAGGTGCTCCGGCTCGCCGTCGGAGACGTCCTGCCGCTGCCGCACCCGCAGCACCGCCCCCTCACCATCACGGTCGACGGCGAGCCCGTCGGCACCGCCGCGGTCGGCGCGAACGGCTCGCGCCTCGCCGGCATCGTCGTCACCACCACACCCGCCGCAACGAGCACGGAGCAGCCCGCATGACCACCACGACCCTCCACACGCAGGCTGCCGACGCCCTCGTCGCGCAGCTCCCGACGGCGGCCCCGCTGGCAGCGGTGCTCCAGCCTGGAGGCGCGACACCCGTCGCCCTCGAAGCGGCCCGTGACGCCGTGGTCGCGTCGTTCGTCGGCGGCCTGTCGGCCGACGTCGTGCTCGTGCTCACCGACCTGGAGGCCGTCGCGGCAGCCGGCGGGACCGAGCACGGGATCGTCGACGTCACGGACGTCCTCCGTCCGTCGCTCGAGGCCGCCGCGTCCGTGCTCGGCGTCGGGGTCCTCGGTGACGCCCGGCGCGAGTCGGCGTCCGCGCTCCTGGCCGACCCGGACGCCGTGGTGTTCGAGCTCACGGCCGGTGGCGTCCCCGGTGGCTGGTTCGCGCTGCGGGTGCGCGAGAACGGCACCGTGTCCGCGCCGGCGGCCCCCGCGACGACGATCCCGTCCGGCAACCTCGGCCGCATCAACAACGTCGAGATGACCCTCACGGTCGAGATCGGCCGCACCCGGATGTCCGTCCGCGACGTGCTCGGCATGGAGCCCGGAGCGGTCGTCGAACTCGACCGCAGCGCCGGCGCCCCCGCGGACGTCCTGCTCAACGGGCGGCTCATCGCGCACGGCGAGGTCGTGGTCGTCGACCAGGACTACGCCGTCCGGATCACGAAGATCCTCGACGTCGCCGAATCCGTCTGAGCCCCGCCGTGGACACGCTCGTCATCGCCCTCCGCGTCGCGCTCTCGCTCGGCGTCGTGCTCGCCCTCATGTGGGTGCTGCACCGACGCATGGCGAAGGGCCCGTTCGGCGCGGGCAAGGCCAAGGGCCGTCGTTCGGCCTCGGTCGAGGTCGTCGCCCGTCAGGGCATCGGCGGCAAGGCGAGCGTGGTCGTGGTCGACGTCGAGGGCGAGCGCCTCGTGCTCGGCGTCACCGAGCACGGCGTGGCCCTGCTCACCAGCGGGCAGGCGCCCGCGCCCGAACTGACCATCGTGACGGGTCCCGTCCAGCTGCCCGTGCGTCCGACCCCGTCGGCCGAGCAGTTCCGTCGGGAACTCGCGCAGCAGACGGCGGCCGAGCCGCGCCTCCAGGCCGAGCCGGCTGCCGTGACGGAGCCGTCCGCCGTGTCGGAGCCGTCCACCGTGGCGGAACCGCTCCCGATGCGCCCCCGGAACCGCCGCTCGCAGCGCACCGTCGTGCCGACCCCCGCGCAGCTGCAGGGTTCGATCCTGTCCGCGGACACCTGGCGCCAGGCCGCCGCAGCGCTCCGGAACCGGCGGGCCGGGTGACCGCGGTCCGGGGTCACCGTCTGGCCCTGAGCGGGCGCGTCGTCGCCCTCGTCGTCCTCGGACTCGCGGTCGTCGCCGGGTTCCTCATGCTCACCGCGACCGGCGCCCACGCCGCGGGCGTGGTCCAGCCGACCGCGCCGGCCACGCCGACGGCACCGGCGAACGGCGACTTCAGCGTCAGCGTGAACGGGCCGGACGGCACGCCGTCGTCCGCCGTCGTGACGCTCATCGGCATCACGCTCCTCAGCGTCGCGCCCGCGCTGCTGCTCATGATGACGTCGTTCACGAAGATCTTCGTGGTGCTCGCGATGACGCGGAACGCGCTCGGCCTGCAGTCCATCCCGCCGAACCAGGTCATCGCCGGCCTCGCGCTGTTCCTGTCGCTGTTCGTGATGGCCCCGGTCCTCGGGCACATCAACGACGACGCCCTGCAGCCCTACCTCGCCGGGCACATCGACTTCGCGAAGGCGGTCGAGGTCGGCACCAAGCCGCTCCGGACCTTCATGCTGCACCAGACCCGCGAGGAGGACGTCGCCCTCATCACGCGTGCCGCCGGGCAGGACAACCCGAAGTCGATGGCCGACGTCCCGATGACGACCGTGATCCCGGCGTTCGTGATCTCCGAGCTGCGGAGCGCGTTCATCATCGGGTTCGTCATCTTCATCCCGTTCCTCGTCATCGACCTCGTCGTCTCCGCCGCGCTCATGTCGATGGGCATGATGATGCTGCCGCCGGTCATGATCTCGCTGCCGTTCAAGATCCTGCTGTTCGTCCTCGTGGACGGCTGGGGACTCATCATCAAGTCGCTCATCGAGAGCTACCACGTTGTCTAGCGCCGTTTCGTCAGGGGGGCACGCATGAACCAGCAGGCCGTCATCGACCTCGTGCTGCAGGCGCTCCTCGTCGCCGGCAAGCTCGCGGCCCCCGTCCTGGTGACCTCGCTCGTCGTGGGCTTCGCGATCTCGCTCTTCCAGTCGGTCACGCAGATCCAGGAGGTCACGCTCTCGTTCGTCCCGAAGGCCGTCGCGGTCGCGATCGCGCTGGTCGTCTGCGGCAACTGGATGATCTCGGAGATGGTCGGGTTCACCCACGTCGCGTTCGACATGATCCCGAAACTGCTCGGGGCCGGCTGATGGAGCTCGTGATCAACGGCGACCGCCTCGAGGCGACGATGCTCGCCGGCGTCCGGCTCGTCGCGTTCTTCGTCATCGCGCCGCCGTTCTCGTACCGCGCGTTCCCGGGCACCGTGAAGGTCATCCTCGGCATCGGTCTGGCGATCGGCGTCGCCCCGAAGGTCGCCGAGGGGTACCACTCGCTCGACACCGGCCCGTTCCTGCTCGCCCTCGTCACGCAGCTCGTCGTGGGGCTCGCCCTCGGGTTCCTCGTGTACCTGGTGTTCGCCGCCGTGCAGTCCGCCGGCGCCCTCATCGACCTGTTCGGCGGGTTCACCCTGGCGCAGGCGTTCGACCCGCAGTCGCAGGTGAACGGCGCCCAGTTCACGCGGTTGTTCCAGATGGCGTCGCTCGCGCTGCTCTTCGCCTCGGGCGGGTACCAGCTCATCGTCGGCGGTCTCGTCCGGTCGTTCGACGCCGTCCCGCTCACCGGGACCTTCGAACTCGGCGGGATGGCGTCGCTCCTCGTCACCGCGCTGTCCCAGATGTTCCTCGCGACGCTGCAGATCGCCGGGCCGCTCGTCGTCGTCCTCTTCCTCGCCGACGTCGGTCTCGGGCTCCTCACGCGTGTCGCGCCCGCCCTCAACGCGTTCCAGATGGGCTTCCCGATCAAGATCGGGCTCACCGTCGTCTTCGCGGGCGCGCTCTTCATGGCCCTGCCGTCCGTCGTGTCGTCCCTCACCGGCGACGCGGTGGCCGCGATCACGGGACAGGGGTGATCTGAGTGTCCGACAGCGGAGAACGGTCCGAACAGGCCACACAGAAGCGGATGCGCGAGGTCCACCAGAAGGGCCAGATCGGTCGTTCGCAGGACCTCGGGGCGTGGATCGGCATCGGCGCGGCCGCGGTCATGATGCCCGCTGCGATCGGAAACGCCGCCGCGGCCGGTTCCGACCAGCTGCGCGCCGTGCAGCGGGTCATCGCCGATCCCTCGATCGGCACGATGAACGGGGTGTTCCACGACGCCCTCGGGTCCGTCGGTGCCACCCTCGGCCCGATGCTCGGCGTCGTCCTCGTCGCCGTCGTCGCCGCCGCGGTGGCGCAGGGCGGCGTGCACTTCCGGAAGCTCACGCCGCAGCCGGACCACTTCGATCCGATCGCTGGCCTCAAGCGCGTGTTCGGTACCCAGGCGATGTGGAACGGCCTCAAGGCACTCCTCAAGACCGGGGTCGTCGGACTCGTCCTCTGGTTCGCGGTGCAGGCGCTCGTCCCCGTCCTCATGACCAGTGGGTCGTTGCCGCTGTCCGCCGTGCTCGACGCCGCGGCCGCCGGCACCGGCACGCTGATGCGGGCCGCGATCGCCGCCGGGCTCGTCCTCGCCGCGCTCGACGTGTTCGTCGTCATCCGGCGGAACCGCAAGCGCACGATGATGACCAAGCGCGAGGTCAAGGACGAGAACAAGCACAGCGAGGGCGACCCCCTCGTGAAGTCGCAGCGCCGGTCCCGGCAGATCGCGATGAGCCGGAACCGCATGGTCCAGGCGATCGGGACCGCCGACGTCGTCATGACGAACCCGACCCACTACGCGGTCGCGCTCCGCTACGAGCCGGGCAAGTCCGCACCGAAGGTCGTCGCGAAGGGCGCCGGTCCGGTCGCGACGATGATCCGCGAACGAGCCGAGCAGGAACGCGTGCCGATCGTGCAGGACGTCCCGCTCACCCGAGCACTGCACGCGGCGTGCGAGCTCGGGCAGGAGGTCCCCGTCGACCTCTACACGCCCGTCGCCCGGGTGCTGTCGTTCGTGATGGCGCTCAAGACCCGCGGCGCCGCCGCCGGCACGCACAGACCGCCCCGGCCCACCACGCCGGACGAGGTGGCCGCGGTCATCGACCCGGCGACGCTCACCGGCGACCTCCGACCTCGCAAGCTCCGCCCGACCACGTCTCCTGAAGGGGTGCCCGCATGAACCGCAAGGACCTGCCGAAGCTCGTCGTCCCGGTCTTCATCGTCGGCATCATCCTGCTGCTGATCCTGCCGGTGCCGTCGTTCCTGCTCGACTTCCTCATCATCTGCAACATCCTGCTGGCGCTCGTGATCCTCCTCACGACGCTGTTCGTGAAGAAGCCGCTCGACTTCTCGGTGTTCCCGTCGCTGCTCCTCGTCGCGACGCTGTTCCGCCTCGGCCTCAACGTCGCGTCGACCCGCCTGGTGCTCGGCGAGGGCTTCGCCGGGGACGTCATCCAGGCGTTCGGCCACGTCGCCGTCTCGGGCTCGATCATCATCGGCGCGGTGATCTTCCTCATCCTCATCGTCATCCAGTTCGTCGTCGTGACGAAGGGCGCCGAGCGCGTCGCCGAGGTCGGTGCGCGCTTCACCCTCGACGCGATGCCCGGCAAGCAGATGGCCATCGACGCGGACCTCAACGCCGGGCTCATCACCGACGAGCAGGCGAAGGAACGCCGTGCGTCCGTCTCCGCCGAGGCCGACTTCTACGGTGCGATGGACGGCGCGTCGAAGTTCGTCAAGGGCGACGCGATCGCGGGCATCCTCATCATCGTCATCAACCTCATCGGCGGCATCGCTATCGGGATGCTGCAGAACGGCCTCTCGGTCACGGACGCGCTGTCGAAGTACGGCATCCTGACGATCGGCGACGGCCTCGTCACGCAGATCCCGGCGCTCCTCATGGCGGTGTCCACGGGCATGATCGTGACCCGCTCGGGCGCCGAGTCCGAGATGGGCTCGTCGGCGGCCAACCAGCTCGGGCAGTCCCGGAACGCCCTCACCATCGCCGGTGTCGCCGCGATCGCGATGGGATTCATCCCCGGCATGCCGATCCTGCCGTTCCTGCTCGTCGGCGCCACGCTGCTGTTCACCGGCTGGCGCATCGGGCAGAACGCCGCCCGCGCCGAGAAGACCGCAGCCGAGCAGGACGCACTGGCCGCAGCCGCGCCGAGCGCCGACACCCCCGAGGACCTCATCGAGCAGATGCGGGTGCACGCGCTCGAGATCCTGCTCGCGCCCGACCTCGTCGACATGGTCTCCGGCTCCTCCGACGACCTGCTCGGCCGCGTCCGTGCCCTCCGCCGCAAGATCGCGATCGACATGGGCGTCGTGGTGCCCCCGGTCCGCACCCGGGACAGCATCGAGCTGCCGCCGTCGACCTACGCCATCCGGATCGCCGGCGTCGAGGCGGGCCGCGGCACCGCGCCGTCGCGCAGCGTCCTCGCGCTCGGCGACCACCTCGAGGGCCTGCCGGGGGAGACGACCGTCGAGCCGGTGTTCGGCCTCGCCGGCAAGTGGGTGCCCGCCGAGCTCCGGCACGCCGCCGAGATGACCGGCGCCACCGTCATCGACCGCGTCTCCGTGCTCGTCACCCACCTGCAGGCGATCATCGGCGACAACGCCGCGCGCCTCCTCACCCGCGAGGACGTCAAGGTCCTCACCGAGGGCGTCAAGCAGGTCAACCCCGCCGCGGTCGAGGAGCTCGTCCCCGGCATGCTCTCCCTCGCCGAGCTCCAGCGCGTGCTGCAGGGGCTCCTCGTCGAGCGGGTGCCGATCAACGACCTCGGCCGGATCTGCGAGGCGCTCACCCTCCGCGCGAAGGTCTCCACCGACCCCGAGGGGCTCGTCGAGGCCGCCCGCGCCGCGCTCGGCCCCGCGCTGCCCGCCCGTCACCTCGACAACGGCGTGCTCCGGGTCATCATGATCGACCCGCTGCTCGAGCAGTCGATGCTCGAGGGGCTCCGGCCCTCCGAGCAGGGCAGCCAGATCGTGCTCGACGCGCACCGCATCGAGCAGGTCCTCGGGTCCCTGCGCGACGCCGTGCGTGCCGTCGAGGACCAGGGCATCTCCGCCGTCCTCGTCTGCGCACCGCAGCTCCGGCCGGCCGTGCACCGCATGGTCTCCGCGCAGTCGAACGGCCTGCCCGTGCTCTCCTACCAGGAGGCCACCGCCGCGGGCTCCACCATCGAGACCGTGGGAGTGGTCCGTGCCGCCGACCCGATTGCAGCGTAACGGCGCCACCCTCGACGAGGTCCGGGACGCCGTCCGGGCCGAGTTCGGCGCGGGCGCCCGGATCGTCGCCGCCGAACGCGTCACCACGCCCGGCATCGGTGGTCTGTTCCGGAAGGCGCACGTCGAGGCGACCGTCGAGGTCCCCGCACCCGACGAGGTCCCGACGGCCCGCGTCGCGATCGCGGACGGCGTCGTCAAGCGGGTGGGCATCGCGGCGCTCCTCGCCGACGCCGACGCCGCCGAGGCGCGCATCGCCGCCGGCGACGGCACCTCCGCCACGCGAGCCGACGCGTTCGCGTCGGTCCTGGACGGGTTCGTCGCGGACGGGATCACGGGGAGCGCCCCGCGCCCGACCGGACCCGTCGCCGAGGTGGGCGGGTCCGTGGAGGCCGGGTCGCGCCTCCCGGACGCACTGTTGCCTGCTGACGCGCTGCGGTCTGCAGACGCGCTGCGGTCTGCAGACGCGCTGCGGTCTGCGGACGCGCCGCGGTCTGCGGACACTCTCCTGCCTGGAGGCGCGGATCGCCTCGTCGACGTCCGTCCCCACGCGCGCGTGGCGGCGCTTCCCGCATCCCGTCCCGTCGTGCCGTCGGTGCGGTCCGCCGACGGCGACCTCGTGCTGCTCGTCGGACGACCCAACGACGTCGACGCGGCCGCGGGCATCTTCGCGGCGCGGTACGTCCTCCGGCCCACCGACGCGGCCGACCGGCGGAGCGGCATCCTCGCCCGAGCCGAAGGGGTCCGCGACGGGTACGCCCTGCTCACCGTCGCCGCGTGGGACGACGCGGCGACCGTCTCGGGCCTCGCACCCGACCAGGTGTGGGTCGTCGTCGACGTCGGACGGAAGCCGTCGGACTCTGCGGCCATGCTGTCCGCGGTCGCCGGGCGGGCCGTCGTCGCCGGGGTCGTGGCGATCGGTGCGGGGGAGACCGCCACGCCGGAGTCCGTCCACCTGCTGGGGGTGCCCGTCCTGTCGCTAGGCTGAACGGGTGCTGGTACTCACGCGGAAGGTCGGCGAGCGGATCCTCGTCGGTGACGACATCGTCATCACGGTGCTCGACAGCCGCGGGGACGGCGTCCGCATCGGCATCGACGCCCCGCGCGGGGTGAAGATCCAGCGCGAAGAGGTCGTGCAGGCGGTCATCGCGGCGAACGCCGAGGCGGCTGCTGCCGCGTCGGCTGGTGGTTCCGGCGGGTCTGGCGGTCCTGGCGGTCCTGGCGATTCCGGCGGTTCCGGCGGTTCCGCCGACGATGCCGAGGCGCGGCTGCGCAAGGCGCTCGGGGAGCTCGGGACCCTCGGAGAGCTCGGGACCGAGCCGCCGCGGGACGCCTGAGCCCAGGTCTCGCTGTCGCACCCCCGCAGGAGCACCGCGCCCCGGTGTGCAGGGGCGCGATGTCCGTACGGGGGTGCGGTGTGACCCCTGGGGTCGATCAGGGGCGGGGCTTCTTCTCCTGCTCGGGGAGCCGACCCGCCGCTGCTTCGGCGGCGAACCACGCGCGCGCCTCGTCCTGCCGCGCCTGCTCCGCACCGAGGGCGATCGGCGCGCGGACGTGCCCGGGCTCGTAGCCGAACGAATCGAGCAGCTGTGGGATGACCGGCCGCACCCGGGCGACGAGGCGGTCGATGTAGGCGGACACCGCCCGGCCGCGCTGCGCCGTGATGCGGCCGTGCATGAGGTACCAGTCGAGGTGCTGCTCGAGCAGGCCGAGCGCGAAGAGGTCGCGGAGCCAGACGAGCACGCGTCGGGTGTCGCCCTCGGGGACCTCCTCGATCGCCTCGGTGAACGCGTCCCACTGCATGAGCTCGGCGTGCGCCTTGGCGGCCTCGATGAGTTCGTGCTGTGACCGGTTGAGCAGCAGTGCACCGCGTGCACGGTCCTTGCCCGCCGCGGCGAGGCGCATGCCGATCTCGGTCACCATCGTGTCCACCCGGCCGGCGAGCAGGTCGCGCTGGGTGCGGGCGTCCTGCAGGTCCGTCACGGACGCCGCGAGCGACCCGCGGTCCGCGACGGTCTGCCCGATGCGTCGGAGGCCGGTCGCGTCGGCGAGCCGGGTGGCCGCCTGCGCCGCCACGAACTTCGCCGTCGACGCCGGGTCCTTCGGCGCCTTCGCACGGAAGTCCGTGAGCAGGCGCTTGCCGACGAGCTGGAGCAGGACCGTGTTGTCGCCCTCGAACGTCACGTAGACGTCGAGGTCGGCGCGGAGCCCGGTGAGCCGGTTCTCGGCGAGGAAGCCCGCGCCTCCGCAGGCCTCGCGTGCCTCCTGCAGGGTGTCGAGCGCCGACCAGGTCGACATCGACTTGAACGCCGCGGCCTGGGTCTCGAGGTCCTCGCGGCGCTGCGGGGTGTCCTCGCGCCCGCTGAACACGTCGTCGAAGGTGCGGAGGAGCTTCTCGTGCGCGAACGACTGCGCGAACACGGTGGCGAGCCGGGGGATGAGCCGGCGCTGGTGACGGCCGTAGTCGAGCAGGACCCCCTCGGTGCCGTCCCCGGTCGGGAACTGGCGGCGCTGCGCGGCGTAGGTGAGGGCGATCTGCAGCCCGATCTTCTGCGCCACGACCGCCGCGCCGTCGAGCGAGACGCGGCCCTGCACGAGGGTGCCGAGCATCGTGAAGAAGCGTCGCCCGGGGGACGCGATCGGCGAGGAGTACGTGCCGTCCTCGGCGACGTCGCCGTAGCGGTTGAGCAGGTTCGTGCGGGGGACCCGGACGTGGTCGAAGGACAGCCGGCCGTTGTCGATGCCGTTCAGGCCGCCCTTGACCCCGTCGTCCTCGCCGCTGACCCCGGGCAGGAAGGCGCCCTCGGCGTCGCGGAGCGGCACGTAGAAGGCGTGCACGCCGTGGTCGACACCCGCGGTGACGAGCTTCGCGAACACGACGGCCGCCTTGCCGTGCAGGGCCGCGTTGCCGATGTAGTCCTTCCACGCGCCACGGAACGGGGTGTGCACGACGAACTCCTGCGAGGACGGGTCGTACGTCGCCGTGGTCGCGATGCTCTGCACGTCGGAGCCGTGCCCGGTCTCGGTCATCGCGAAGCAGCCGGGGACGTCGAACGAGACGATGCCCGGCAGGAACTCGCGGTGGTTCCGCTCCGTGCCGAGGTGGTGCACCGCGGACCCGAAGAGTCCCCACTGCACGCCGGCCTTGATCTGCATGGAGGGGTCGGCGGTGACGAGCTCCTCGAACGCGGCGAGGTTGCCGCCGTGGTTGCTCTGGCCGCCGAACTCCGCCGGGTACGGGCGTTGGATCGCACCGGCGTCGACGAGGATCCGGAGCTGGTCGAGGGCGCGCGCACGGTGCTCGGGGACGGGCTGGCCCTCGATCTTGTGGAGCGCGGGGTCGAGCGCGAGGCGGCGCGAGATGCGACGGTCCTCGGCCCAGCGTCCGAGCAGCAGTTCCCCGAGCAGGTCGACGTCGATGCGGACGTCGGTGTCCGTGCCGCCCGTCGGCGTGCCGGCGGCAGGGTCGCCCGCGGCGTCGGCCTTCGGGGTGTTCGTGCTGGGGACGGGTGCGGTGTCGACCATGGTCGGAGCCTTCCTGAACTG
It includes:
- a CDS encoding flagellar FlbD family protein, which codes for MIVVTRLNGSGFAVNPDLVERIQETPDTTLIMVDGAKYIVRESMAEVIDRIAAYRARIVTMAYGTEARNATGPQPTLAAVAPIHGAGTDRAPRTQDGGR
- a CDS encoding MotA/TolQ/ExbB proton channel family protein — protein: MDIATIVGILLAFGALFGMVEMEHVELAGLFLPAPMLLVFGATIGCGIASTTLKDAIASFKSVPKAFTGKVTPPASVIEDVVGLAETARSNGLLALEQEADKHDDPFMKKALQNIADGTDGDELRILLEDEIESNAAPVRSASAFFMGLGGFAPTVGIIGTVVSLTHVLANLGKPDELGPLIASAFVATLWGLLTANFLWLPIGGKLRKLAQLESDRQTLLMEGLLAVQAGSQPRLLGERLKAMVPPAARNDAAGGKGKAGKGKGGDAGADDQQLAA
- a CDS encoding flagellar motor protein MotB gives rise to the protein MSANPRGHGRGRGGRKKGGHDDAEHPDERWMASYMDMITVLMCMFLVLFAMSTVDQQKYIQLKNSLATGFGEVKSQKIDTASGTVVTKDQVKDGSGYSEDKSQADHSTASSGAKDTNVDPASTVVPTTATKADVAAAQKELDDLKAIEAAIKGNLDKAGQTSNVQFTVDARGLTVRLVGSETYFTTNSADLSDQARRIMDAISPVLKTADHDVSVEGHADQRNSTAPYATNWELSASRATGVLRDLVERGGMPAEHIQSVGFGSSRPLAKGGTDADLTLNRRVDIVVLSNQDQDVSALMPALAKAQDGAHQG
- a CDS encoding flagellar motor switch protein FliM codes for the protein MTKTLPAPEVYDFARPSTLAREHARVLELAFETFARQWGTQLTAKVRAVSQVTCEQVEMTTYDEYAASLPALTGMVLLPIADVVPKGVLQVPLDAALTWVSHALGASKPLPTPDRTFTPIEQALVRRIVEDALDDLRYSFGGLLAHDVTAGGFQFNSQFAQAAQKGDLMIVASFTIRVGDRVAPGTLALPADAVLPQLGEAAAHVSPADARALLDAQLAGVPVGVSLRFAPATVLPSQVLRLAVGDVLPLPHPQHRPLTITVDGEPVGTAAVGANGSRLAGIVVTTTPAATSTEQPA
- the fliN gene encoding flagellar motor switch protein FliN translates to MTTTTLHTQAADALVAQLPTAAPLAAVLQPGGATPVALEAARDAVVASFVGGLSADVVLVLTDLEAVAAAGGTEHGIVDVTDVLRPSLEAAASVLGVGVLGDARRESASALLADPDAVVFELTAGGVPGGWFALRVRENGTVSAPAAPATTIPSGNLGRINNVEMTLTVEIGRTRMSVRDVLGMEPGAVVELDRSAGAPADVLLNGRLIAHGEVVVVDQDYAVRITKILDVAESV
- a CDS encoding flagellar biosynthetic protein FliO, with translation MDTLVIALRVALSLGVVLALMWVLHRRMAKGPFGAGKAKGRRSASVEVVARQGIGGKASVVVVDVEGERLVLGVTEHGVALLTSGQAPAPELTIVTGPVQLPVRPTPSAEQFRRELAQQTAAEPRLQAEPAAVTEPSAVSEPSTVAEPLPMRPRNRRSQRTVVPTPAQLQGSILSADTWRQAAAALRNRRAG
- the fliP gene encoding flagellar type III secretion system pore protein FliP (The bacterial flagellar biogenesis protein FliP forms a type III secretion system (T3SS)-type pore required for flagellar assembly.), translating into MTAVRGHRLALSGRVVALVVLGLAVVAGFLMLTATGAHAAGVVQPTAPATPTAPANGDFSVSVNGPDGTPSSAVVTLIGITLLSVAPALLLMMTSFTKIFVVLAMTRNALGLQSIPPNQVIAGLALFLSLFVMAPVLGHINDDALQPYLAGHIDFAKAVEVGTKPLRTFMLHQTREEDVALITRAAGQDNPKSMADVPMTTVIPAFVISELRSAFIIGFVIFIPFLVIDLVVSAALMSMGMMMLPPVMISLPFKILLFVLVDGWGLIIKSLIESYHVV
- the fliQ gene encoding flagellar biosynthesis protein FliQ, with amino-acid sequence MNQQAVIDLVLQALLVAGKLAAPVLVTSLVVGFAISLFQSVTQIQEVTLSFVPKAVAVAIALVVCGNWMISEMVGFTHVAFDMIPKLLGAG
- a CDS encoding flagellar biosynthetic protein FliR encodes the protein MELVINGDRLEATMLAGVRLVAFFVIAPPFSYRAFPGTVKVILGIGLAIGVAPKVAEGYHSLDTGPFLLALVTQLVVGLALGFLVYLVFAAVQSAGALIDLFGGFTLAQAFDPQSQVNGAQFTRLFQMASLALLFASGGYQLIVGGLVRSFDAVPLTGTFELGGMASLLVTALSQMFLATLQIAGPLVVVLFLADVGLGLLTRVAPALNAFQMGFPIKIGLTVVFAGALFMALPSVVSSLTGDAVAAITGQG